The sequence below is a genomic window from Acidilobus saccharovorans 345-15.
GCCCGCGGTGAGCTTCACGAACGCCAGCCACGTGCTGCTGTGGGACGTGACGGCTAGCGCCGTTGGGCTCTTCACTAATAACAACTACATAATAGACACCTCAATACCCGTCTCCGAGGTCTGGATGAATAACGTGACTGACTTCCTGAAGTATGAGGGGGTCCGCAACGTTTCCGTCATCTGGGACGACAATGACTTCAACGCCTTCCAGTCCTACTACCTGGGCTACTTCCTTAGACAATACGACATACCTGTTGTCTACAACACCAGCGTGGCCACCGACACCACGCAGTACCTATCGCTCATAAGCGCCATGGAGTCCGAGCGCCCGTTCGCAGTAATAGAGCTGGGCTACCCCACCAACGACGAGGCCTTCCTGCCTCAGCTCGTGGCCTCTAAGGCGTGTTTCCCACTGGTGTTCACGAACTACCCAGGCTTGATGCTCCCAACCCTGCTGAGCGACATAGGGAGTGACATGAACGGCACCTTCACGGCGGTCTTCCCGCCCATAATAAACTACACGCCGCAGGTGGCCTCAAAGCTGGGCCTCCAGTGGTTTGGGCCCACGCTGCCCCAGTTTGAGCAGATGTTCGAGCAGGAGTTCCACACGAGCGGCGTTAACTATAACAACATAGCTGGCTTCAACGCTGGGCTCATAATCCAGCTTGCCATACAGGACGCGGGCACGCTGAACCAGGCCGCTCTCAAGCAGGCCGTGCTCAGCGACGTAAGCGGCAAGGTGATGACATTGGCAGGAGTCTTTAACGTCACGTCCAACGGAATGCAGGTAGGAGAGGCGCCGCCCATAGGGCAGGTCTTCGTATGGCCTAACGGGACGACCACTGTTAACATAGTTTACCCACCAGCGTTCGCGAACAGCACGGCGGTAATACCTGAGCCATGCCCGTAACCTTCAGTGACGTCTTAAGTCCTGCCTCTTAGCAGAAGTATATAAGGTGTTTGTTGCCAGCATTGATAATTTTATTTTAAAAGGGCCTGCTGGCCAAAAACCAAGGAATGAGAGACTGTAGCCCCTGGTGTCTCATTTGGCTACGTCAACGTCTGATGAGATAACTATACCACTAAATGCATGGTATAAAGTTGCGGGCAGCATAAGGAGGGGCTCCATAATACTTGTCGCGGGCTACCCCGGGGCGGGGAAGACCACGCTGGCGAGCCAGTTCGCCTACCAGGGCGCCTCATCCGGGGAGCCCTCCCTTTACGTGAGCTTCGTTGAGCCCAGGGAGGACTTCATGGCCAACGCCCTTCAGTTCAACATGGACTTCAGGCCCCTGGAGGGCAGGGGCCTGTTCAGGTACTACGAGGCGCTGAGCGTCAGCGACCCGGAGGCCCTGGGGGACGTGGTCGAGGACGTGCTGTCTCAGGTTGACTCTATGAACGCCAAGCGCGTGGTAATTGACAGCGTCACAGCGGTTGAGCAGCTCGCCAGGGACCCTCCCAGGGCGAGGGAGATAATGCACTCGGCCCTCTACCTTGGGCTCAAGAGGAGGGGGGCGACGGCGCTGCTTATCTCAGAGCTCCCCGTGGGCCAGGAGGCCTCAGGCCTCGGGCCCGAGGAGTTCATAGTTGACGGCATAATAGTCCTGAGGTACAGGGTCGTCAAGGGTAAGCTTGAGAGGTACGCGGAGGTGAGGAAGATGAGGGGGACGAACATAAAGAGAAGCGAGTTTCCTATAGCGATAACCCCCAGGGGGGTCGAAATAGTGGTACCGCCGGACATATCATCGATGCCCAGCGGCGTGAAGCCGCGCAGAAGCTTCTCACTGCTGGGGCTGAGGATACCTGAAGGAGCTAATATCCTTGTGGCTGTCGACCCCTCTGTGGACCCCCTTAAGATAACCACGCTGCTTCTAGCCTCCTCCGCCATTTCGGCTGGGCTTAAGGTCGTCGTTAAATCGTTCATACACGGGCCCTCCACTATAAGGGACCAGGTAAGCGAGTGCGTTGGTGAGGACCTTCAGGGAAAGCTATTAGTGCCTACCTACGAGCCTTCATCTATGAGTGGCGGTGAGCTGCTGGCCAACCTCTTCAGGCTCGTTGAGGATTTCAAGCCAGACGTTGTTATAGATGAAGGTAATAACGTGCTTCTAGACCTGCTGGATAGGGATGACTACACTAAGGTCATCTATGGGTGTCTGCCCTACTTAGCTACAAACAACGTGGTCACATTCCACATATACCTGTGGCCTTCCGAGAGAGTTTTCGAGATCCCGCTGGCCAAGTTCTATGACTTTGTAATCTCCGTGAGGCCCGTCGGGGACTTGCTCGAGGTCAGGCTCCTCAAGACGTGGGGCGAGGTGCTGCCAGGGGGCAGCACTTACCTTAAGGCTTCAGACTTTACTTCCTGCGACTTCATAAAGTCGAACGGCCTCAGGCCCATATCATAGTCAGGTAAGCCGCCAGCCCTCCAAGCCCCAGCAACATTGTTACCCATGATATCCTTCCCCTCCACACCTCATATGCAGCGGTTGCGCATGCAAGCTCAGTGGCGGCCACGGCTGCTATCCCGTGAGGTCCCAGCTGCCATGGAGTTGTCAGCAGCCCCACTGCAGGGTAAACTGTGGCGTAGAGCACCATCTCACCTATGAGGGCGCCCACGGCGAGGCTGTCGTGGCCTCTTAGCTCCCAGAGAAAGGCGACGCTTGACTCAGGAACTGCGGTGGCCAACGGAACCAGGAGCACTGAGACCTCGAGGGGGGAAAGCCCTAAATGATGTGAGGCAGCGACCACGCCCCTCACCAGGACCCCTGCCCCCACGTAGAGGCCCGCCAGTGAGAGCAGGAGCTGAAGGAAGCCCCAGGCCAATCCAGCCCTCCCCATGAATGACGATTTGAAGGGCTCGGCCAACGGCTCGCCAGCCCTGCTTTGCGTTGCAGTGAAAACCACGTAGGCGGCCATCAGCAGCGCCGCTGCCAAGTACTTGGCTTTGCTGTCGGCCAGCAGCTCGGGGGCTGCCACGGAGGGGAAGAGCGCAACAAAGACCACCAGGGGCGTCAAGAGCTCTTCCTCAGCCGACAGCCCTCTGCGGCCCCTCAGCAACGAGAAGGCCACGAGCAGGGGCAGCATCAGCGTGGACACGAGGAAAGGCTCCCCAATGACAGTGCCCTCCGCCACCTCGCTGCCCCTGCCCCCGTGGTAAGCTATTAGAGCGTAGAGGATCACGACAAGCTCTGGGATGGACGTTAAGAGGGGCGTTACCACGGAGCCCATCAGGCCAGTCCTAAGGCCAAGCCTAAAGCCTAGAAATTCCATAGAGTCCCCAAAGACTATCGAGGACGCTAAAGTTAGGGCAAGGCCTGCCGCGACATCAAGCTGCCAGACCAGCGCTGACACCTTCCACCAATCAAAGTCTTCCCCCTCCTTTAAATGTGGCTGGGCTTGAGCAGGCATGAAATAATTATTTTTAATATTAATTTATTTTTATCTTTAAAAATAGTGGGACACATGCGAATTTAAACACGAGCTCCCTACAATAACCTATACTCAGGGAGGTGTGTTTTCCTTGCACAAAAGTAGGGGAAGTAGGCGGGGGTCTATCTCAACTGCAGTGATGGCCGTCATAATAATAGTCGTAATAGTGGCTGTTGTGGTCGGCGTCTTCCTTGCAACATACCACCCAAGCAAAGTTATAACTATCACTTACTATGACGACCTGTCGCCTACGGAAGCCAGCGTATTCCAGAATGACATACTGCCCGAGTTTGAGAAAACACACCCCAACATACATGTAGATTACATAGACGCCAACGCTAATGACATAGCTAGTGACGTAGAGGCGCTGGTTCAGGCCGACGCTCACTGACTCGCCCTGAAGAGCTCGCCTGGCACCTGCTTTGGTATCGCCATTCCAAACCTGGCCTTCTCCCACAGCTCCCTTATGTTTGAGGCCCCTGCGTACCCGAGCCCTGCCCTTATGCCCTCCGCCAGGTCAGCCAGCACGGACACCACCGACCCCCTGTAGGGAACCACTCCCTCCACGCCCTCAGCGACCCTCTTAGAGGCCCGAGTGTATCTGTCGACTGCGAACCTCCTCTCCATGGCGCCTCTGCTGGCCATACCCCTGTACGGCTTATACGCCGAGTCCCCGATCCTTATCAGCGGCGCCGAGGCCTCATCAGTGCCCGCCAACAGGTAGCCTAGCATCACGCTCGAGGCCCCAGCCGCCAGGGCCTTGACGGCGTCGCCCGACGAC
It includes:
- a CDS encoding sodium:calcium antiporter, whose translation is MSALVWQLDVAAGLALTLASSIVFGDSMEFLGFRLGLRTGLMGSVVTPLLTSIPELVVILYALIAYHGGRGSEVAEGTVIGEPFLVSTLMLPLLVAFSLLRGRRGLSAEEELLTPLVVFVALFPSVAAPELLADSKAKYLAAALLMAAYVVFTATQSRAGEPLAEPFKSSFMGRAGLAWGFLQLLLSLAGLYVGAGVLVRGVVAASHHLGLSPLEVSVLLVPLATAVPESSVAFLWELRGHDSLAVGALIGEMVLYATVYPAVGLLTTPWQLGPHGIAAVAATELACATAAYEVWRGRISWVTMLLGLGGLAAYLTMIWA
- a CDS encoding ATPase domain-containing protein, with translation MSHLATSTSDEITIPLNAWYKVAGSIRRGSIILVAGYPGAGKTTLASQFAYQGASSGEPSLYVSFVEPREDFMANALQFNMDFRPLEGRGLFRYYEALSVSDPEALGDVVEDVLSQVDSMNAKRVVIDSVTAVEQLARDPPRAREIMHSALYLGLKRRGATALLISELPVGQEASGLGPEEFIVDGIIVLRYRVVKGKLERYAEVRKMRGTNIKRSEFPIAITPRGVEIVVPPDISSMPSGVKPRRSFSLLGLRIPEGANILVAVDPSVDPLKITTLLLASSAISAGLKVVVKSFIHGPSTIRDQVSECVGEDLQGKLLVPTYEPSSMSGGELLANLFRLVEDFKPDVVIDEGNNVLLDLLDRDDYTKVIYGCLPYLATNNVVTFHIYLWPSERVFEIPLAKFYDFVISVRPVGDLLEVRLLKTWGEVLPGGSTYLKASDFTSCDFIKSNGLRPIS
- a CDS encoding ABC transporter substrate-binding protein; the protein is MRAGMSSIAVAAIIVIIIVAAVGGYIAYNAYSHRLSAAPKYILVGTVYDNSGSQAVDSLAQYEGLELWASWVNSHGGIYVKQYGRNLTVKVIALNAASNPSTAESDYETLVNTYHVDVLVADFGSVMTAPAVSFTNASHVLLWDVTASAVGLFTNNNYIIDTSIPVSEVWMNNVTDFLKYEGVRNVSVIWDDNDFNAFQSYYLGYFLRQYDIPVVYNTSVATDTTQYLSLISAMESERPFAVIELGYPTNDEAFLPQLVASKACFPLVFTNYPGLMLPTLLSDIGSDMNGTFTAVFPPIINYTPQVASKLGLQWFGPTLPQFEQMFEQEFHTSGVNYNNIAGFNAGLIIQLAIQDAGTLNQAALKQAVLSDVSGKVMTLAGVFNVTSNGMQVGEAPPIGQVFVWPNGTTTVNIVYPPAFANSTAVIPEPCP